Below is a genomic region from Bombus pascuorum chromosome 7, iyBomPasc1.1, whole genome shotgun sequence.
GTATGGATTAAATGCTCATGGCAACCGTAACGTCGCATGCGTTAGATCATCATTTCGTTCTCTATGTTCTCGTTTCGTTGATTCTCCTCGTATTCGTCACAGAAGCAACACATCGAGCCACCATCCTCGGAATTGTCGGCCACGTACGTCGTGAACGTGTCGATGCTCTTCGTATCCAGAGATGGTAAAGACCACGAAAGAGACTCTGTCTCCAACTCCGGCATGGCCGAGTGCCAAGAGGTCAAGTTTTGTGACTTTTTCACTTTGCGGCTTCTCGTTGACAATTTCTTGATGGCCTGCAAATCGAAACAGCGGAATATGATATAGTCTTCGTCACCctttatcttttctctttaatcCGTTTTAGTCCGATCGATTCGAATTAATCGGCGGACAAACGAAACATCATCGTCAAACTCTATCGACAACTCGCTCAAAgcgattaaacattttgaaCCGACTATATAGCAGCGGTAGGTTAGGTCGTAGATACACGTAGTACATGCACCTTACGAGCAAAGCATATGTTCGTGCGAGTTGGGTTGTAGTTAAACGAATCAATGTCGAGCAAGGCTAAAATCACGCTGACGAAAATTACACAGCCCTGCGTCGtatgaaaaatgttctatATAGAATTGATTCAAGGTTTAGTTAGACGCGTGTAAAGAAATCTTGCAATGTATACGGCAAACGAGGAAAGGGTCGCTTAGATTAGAcgaaattaaactaaaatcAAAATAGCAACATCAACCCGGTGACTAGGTTAACGATGCGAAACGCGAGGTTAAAGAAATCAGGTCGGCCGATGCGACAGAAACGTGCGGGTATACGTGCGTGCGTGCAACACAGTCGAAAGGGATAATTGTCATCACCTTACCCTAAGGAGTCTGCGACCAGATTTGCTCAGCAATTTTCGTAACATGTCCGATAATCCGAATTTCCTTTCGATTGTCAGGAAAACTGAACGTAGCGGCGGCTGTAAGATTGATTTTTGACCGATACGAACTCTCACCGTGCAAACGAATCAGTTCGATGCGCACGCCTCAGCGTCACGCGACCAAATACCGCTCCGAGCCACTAGACGGTCCTATTTATCACCTCGGCTGGCCCGATCTTATCGTACCACGCTGTACGAACCTCCCTATCCCCACTCAAACACTCGCTGTGTACTACTTCCGAGTGGAATCGCGTTTCTACGTTATTATACGAAGAGTGAACTTCATGAACGAATGGAGGAAGGGTAACCgagtatgtatatgtacttcGTTACTTACctcttcccttctttttccAAACGTATGCCAATCCTCTCATCGGTTACATATTTGAAAAGCACTTTTCCCTACTTTATCTTCTAttacttcttcttttccttcccATTCGAAACGCTGTGCATCGAAATACTAAAACGGAAGTAGAACGAGTATCCATACTCGCTGATCCATAGAGGATACGAGGGTGAAAGATCGAATCGAATTAAAGCGCGATCGATTCGACATTTGCGATCCTATCGATAGcgaatgtataattttttcgtCGTTTACCATCGTGACGATACAAACGCGATATGTATCGATCCATGTTCGAAGATGATGGATACCGGCGAAGCTGGgagaacaaagaaaaagggaagaggaaagaaagagaagaagaggagtGCTCATTGGAAAGTTGGAGGGTGGTAGAGGCGCGTGGCGCGATCGCGGGTACGCATGCGTGTACGCAAAGCTAGATGCAATACATAGTACATATGCACGTGCGCGACGTAACGCGTGTGAGCGAAGCTGTTCTCACGCGGCGACACGCGGCCACCATCTCCCCAATGCGCGTCGCCACGTGCCACCTCGATGCACCCACGGAAAACTCATAATTGTCATAACATTCGAGCTGTGCTCGCTCGAAGGAACGCCAATACCGGCTACTCGATCTACGAAAGTAAGTACTCTTCTTTGTAAAATCCCTCTACACGTTCGTCGGAATAAATGGCTACATTTCCTTTATGTTTCTAGCCACGATTTTATAACACCGCGACCGTTCGTCGCCTTCGATCACCGAATAAAAGGTACCTTTGTCGTTGCTAACTCGTGTCGCATCTTCGAGAAATCGTTTTCGCTCTTTGTAAGGACGAGTTAAACGATCCTAAAGTAACGTCATACGGACGACGTCACGATGCACCATTCCAATAGCATCGATGACGTCAAACAAGACTACTTTCATCCTGAATTGTCCTGAAACTAGTTCGCTATCCTGTATACCTACCATAccatatgtacataaatatatgtagGAAGCATGTACGAAATTCGATACAAGTAACAacgtgataaaataaaagagaaaaagatgcTTTACGCAAAGATGCGTCACGCATCCTCGTATCCCCTTTGCCTTGTCAGTTTTTAATCTTCGTATATTCGAACAAGCAAAGTAACCAAATCATCGTGGCACGTGCCAAATATTTCCGACAGCGGTGTCTAACCACCCGCTTTTTTCACCCTGGTTAAACGTAATACTTTGAACGTGGTTCGGTGATTCGACGAGCTATATACGTACTTAATCGGTCAAAGCATATCAAcgttcttaaaaaaaaaagaggaaaatcgaattttcggAAAAGAAACGGCAGttgtatattttcaacgaagaaaagaacgtggaagggaagaaagagggtatcgatgaaataaaagatcgtAAAAAAGCGTAATCATTTTTAAAGGAAACAATCGCCGATATCGATAGAGTAACGAGCGACGCGTGCCGTGTCACGTGTCCCCCGATGCTCGCTCAAACATTATACACGACATGGCGTGCGCA
It encodes:
- the LOC132908844 gene encoding uncharacterized protein LOC132908844; this translates as MLRKLLSKSGRRLLRAIKKLSTRSRKVKKSQNLTSWHSAMPELETESLSWSLPSLDTKSIDTFTTYVADNSEDGGSMCCFCDEYEENQRNENIENEMMI